In the genome of Effusibacillus lacus, one region contains:
- a CDS encoding YciI family protein: MNTPDNQFIRYVILLTKNPGQSLTENLIRAHVKHLQALEEKDQLVLCGPFADSKGGMIIIKAASYEEAKRIAEADPFVQSGAESYELRVLELSCKENRHMGMAE; this comes from the coding sequence ATGAATACCCCGGACAATCAGTTCATCCGCTATGTAATTTTGCTTACCAAGAACCCGGGCCAAAGTCTGACAGAGAATCTGATTCGCGCACATGTGAAACACTTACAGGCCCTGGAGGAAAAAGATCAATTGGTGCTCTGCGGACCTTTTGCCGATTCCAAAGGCGGTATGATCATCATTAAGGCCGCCTCCTATGAAGAAGCAAAACGAATCGCCGAAGCGGATCCGTTTGTACAATCGGGAGCTGAAAGCTACGAACTGCGTGTACTTGAACTCTCCTGCAAAGAGAACCGGCATATGGGAATGGCAGAATAG
- a CDS encoding multicopper oxidase domain-containing protein, with protein MKALALLILTGALLAGCSAQTGDTNVAQSNQNSKPAPTNMNLHEGINQPPVPVIVKRTGDHEVYVEMTSQITDLEIAPGVKYKAWTFNGTAPGPVIKVKEGDTIKFKMKNLDPKVPHSMDFHAVHASPSKDFADIHPNEEGVFTYPAMTPGVFMYHCGTKPVLLHIANGMYGTIIVEPKDGYPTDKEINREFIITQSEFYKENDLNDMTNGVPSYVLFNGKHPDLSKPFYAKVGDKVRIYFNNVGPNEVSSFHVVGTTFDTVYVDGNPKNVLNGLQAYTVPASGGLVVEFRVLKEGTYPIVTHQFNHVQKGALAKLIVTADGNPPQTADKSSH; from the coding sequence ATGAAAGCGCTTGCATTGTTGATTTTAACAGGAGCACTTTTGGCCGGTTGTTCAGCTCAAACAGGTGACACGAACGTTGCTCAAAGCAATCAGAACTCGAAACCTGCACCAACAAATATGAATTTGCACGAAGGGATTAACCAACCCCCAGTTCCGGTTATTGTAAAGCGTACCGGTGATCATGAAGTCTATGTGGAGATGACTTCCCAGATTACGGACCTTGAGATTGCTCCCGGGGTAAAGTACAAAGCCTGGACCTTTAACGGAACGGCTCCCGGACCGGTCATCAAAGTAAAAGAAGGGGACACCATCAAATTCAAAATGAAAAATCTGGACCCGAAAGTCCCCCACAGTATGGACTTTCATGCGGTACACGCATCTCCGAGCAAAGACTTTGCCGATATCCATCCGAATGAAGAAGGCGTATTCACTTATCCGGCTATGACACCGGGCGTATTTATGTACCATTGCGGAACCAAGCCCGTATTGCTGCATATTGCCAACGGCATGTACGGTACGATTATCGTTGAGCCAAAAGACGGATATCCCACCGACAAAGAAATCAATCGGGAATTCATCATTACCCAGTCTGAATTCTACAAAGAAAACGACCTGAATGACATGACGAATGGAGTTCCATCATACGTTCTCTTCAACGGAAAGCATCCGGATCTCAGCAAGCCGTTCTATGCCAAAGTGGGAGACAAGGTTCGAATCTACTTCAACAACGTGGGTCCGAACGAAGTCAGCAGTTTCCACGTGGTAGGAACCACTTTTGACACCGTATATGTGGACGGCAATCCGAAGAACGTGCTGAACGGCCTGCAAGCTTATACTGTACCTGCATCTGGCGGTCTGGTTGTTGAGTTCAGGGTGTTGAAGGAAGGAACTTATCCGATCGTAACCCACCAGTTTAACCATGTTCAAAAAGGTGCGCTGGCCAAACTGATTGTCACCGCAGACGGCAACCCGCCGCAAACCGCTGACAAGTCCAGTCATTAA
- a CDS encoding enoyl-CoA hydratase/isomerase family protein, with the protein MYKTILFEKSNQMAIIALNRPEVMNAFNVEMHEEVYDALNKAAEDVDVRCIVFRGNGKGFSSGADLKSISREDVASLDHGTYLKNTYNRLLLRMAEIEKPIIGALHGPVFGAGLGVALACDLRIAAASSSYSMAFIKIGLIPDAGSHFFLPRIVGLSRAMELAMLGDTLTSEEALRLGLVNKVVPDEEFEQAAQAYAFRLAQSPTQALGLIKKNMYMSFESDLATVLEAEVRGQSICGRSRDHQEGVTAFFEKRRPNFTGK; encoded by the coding sequence ATGTACAAAACGATCTTGTTTGAGAAATCGAATCAGATGGCGATTATTGCTTTAAATCGCCCGGAAGTGATGAACGCGTTCAATGTGGAGATGCATGAAGAGGTTTATGACGCATTGAACAAGGCGGCGGAAGACGTAGATGTGCGCTGCATTGTCTTTCGCGGGAACGGAAAGGGCTTTAGCTCCGGGGCCGATCTGAAGAGCATCAGCAGGGAAGATGTGGCTTCTCTTGATCATGGCACCTATTTGAAGAATACTTACAACCGCTTGCTTCTCCGAATGGCGGAGATTGAGAAACCGATCATTGGGGCACTGCATGGCCCGGTGTTCGGTGCAGGACTTGGGGTAGCCCTGGCATGTGATTTGCGGATAGCGGCCGCAAGTTCTTCCTACTCCATGGCATTTATCAAGATTGGCCTGATCCCCGACGCGGGTAGCCATTTCTTCCTGCCGAGGATCGTGGGACTGAGCAGGGCAATGGAACTTGCCATGCTGGGAGATACCCTTACATCCGAAGAAGCTCTGCGGTTAGGCCTTGTTAACAAAGTGGTGCCGGATGAAGAATTTGAACAGGCGGCCCAAGCCTATGCTTTTCGATTGGCTCAATCCCCAACCCAGGCGCTGGGATTGATCAAGAAGAACATGTACATGAGTTTTGAGAGCGATCTGGCAACCGTACTGGAGGCGGAAGTCAGAGGCCAATCGATTTGCGGCAGATCCAGAGACCATCAGGAAGGCGTTACCGCTTTCTTTGAGAAACGGAGACCGAATTTTACAGGAAAATAG
- a CDS encoding DUF3054 domain-containing protein has product MVWLLLAGDILMLILFALMGQSEHKTYTTFQGTLETAAPFVIAWLIVGLVLGLYKLQHYRSFASMFKRTLIVWILAIPFGMMLRNLYLNSALKIPFLIVALVSTLILLSIWRIIFVWIYNRRNA; this is encoded by the coding sequence ATGGTGTGGCTGCTGCTTGCTGGGGACATTCTGATGCTGATTTTGTTTGCTTTAATGGGTCAATCGGAACATAAGACGTATACGACGTTTCAAGGCACTTTGGAGACAGCGGCTCCATTCGTCATTGCCTGGCTGATTGTGGGACTGGTCCTGGGACTTTACAAATTGCAGCACTACCGCAGTTTTGCCAGCATGTTCAAACGAACGCTGATTGTATGGATCTTGGCCATTCCGTTTGGGATGATGCTCCGCAACCTGTACCTGAACTCTGCGCTAAAAATTCCATTCCTGATTGTGGCCTTGGTATCTACACTGATTTTGTTATCCATCTGGCGCATCATTTTTGTGTGGATCTACAATCGACGCAATGCCTAG
- a CDS encoding b(o/a)3-type cytochrome-c oxidase subunit 1: MTQEVRVDQKAAKLSLSYILVAFIGFGIAAIAGLLQGLDRAQLITLPTWLNYYQILTAHGVLMGLVFTTFFIEGFLFSGIARVQNGKLTPLGLKLGWVGFWVMLIGTVMGVITVLMNDASVLFTFYAPMKASPFFYIGAALIVVGSWIGGWGMFAEYRNWKRNNPGKFSPLFLFTAVATMTLWQICTLGVAAEVLFQLIPWSLGMVDTVNVLLSRTLLWFFGHPLVYFWLMPAYMTWYLIMPKIIGGKVFSDSITRLVFVIFVLLSTPIGFHHQLMEPGIDPKWKFLHVALTLSIAIPSLITAFTMFATFELAGRAKGATGLFGWFRKLPWKDARFFSLFLAMLWFIPAGAGGIINASNQLNQVVHNTIWVTGHFHLTIGTAVALTFFCVSYWLIPHLTGRKMTRTTNELGRLQAVLWSIGMIFMSGSMHTLGLLGGPRRTAGTTYMNDPTALSWIPFHKLAALGGAFLFFAAMLQVGLVLYLAFKAPKGEQEYPMGDVAEDAAETPRILERWPVWISVAVILILVAYGYPIADMIQNPPPGAPGVRTW, encoded by the coding sequence ATGACACAAGAAGTAAGAGTGGACCAAAAAGCGGCGAAGCTGAGCCTTTCCTATATCTTGGTTGCATTTATCGGATTCGGTATTGCAGCGATTGCGGGATTGCTTCAGGGCTTGGATCGAGCTCAATTGATTACACTGCCCACCTGGCTTAACTATTATCAGATCTTGACCGCCCATGGTGTATTGATGGGTCTGGTGTTCACCACATTCTTTATCGAAGGTTTTCTGTTCTCTGGTATTGCAAGGGTTCAAAACGGCAAACTGACTCCGCTTGGATTAAAGCTTGGCTGGGTTGGTTTCTGGGTGATGTTGATTGGCACCGTAATGGGAGTCATTACCGTTCTTATGAATGATGCTTCCGTTCTGTTTACGTTCTATGCACCGATGAAAGCGTCGCCCTTCTTCTATATTGGAGCCGCACTGATAGTTGTGGGAAGCTGGATCGGCGGCTGGGGCATGTTTGCCGAATATCGCAACTGGAAACGGAATAACCCTGGCAAGTTTTCACCCCTTTTCCTCTTTACCGCAGTGGCAACCATGACATTGTGGCAAATTTGTACCCTTGGGGTTGCGGCTGAAGTGTTGTTCCAGTTGATTCCCTGGTCCTTGGGTATGGTAGACACCGTGAATGTCCTTCTCAGTCGCACGCTGTTGTGGTTCTTCGGACATCCGTTGGTGTACTTCTGGTTGATGCCGGCTTACATGACCTGGTATCTGATCATGCCAAAAATTATCGGCGGGAAAGTATTCAGTGATTCCATTACCCGTCTGGTGTTCGTCATCTTTGTTCTTTTGTCCACTCCGATCGGGTTCCACCATCAATTGATGGAACCGGGTATTGATCCGAAATGGAAGTTCCTGCATGTTGCGTTGACATTGTCCATTGCGATTCCTTCGCTGATTACTGCATTCACAATGTTTGCCACTTTTGAGCTGGCAGGACGTGCGAAAGGTGCCACCGGGCTGTTCGGCTGGTTCCGCAAGCTGCCTTGGAAGGACGCCCGTTTCTTCTCCCTGTTCCTGGCTATGCTTTGGTTTATTCCTGCCGGTGCGGGCGGTATCATTAACGCAAGTAACCAGTTAAACCAAGTGGTTCACAATACCATCTGGGTAACCGGTCACTTCCATCTCACCATAGGTACTGCGGTTGCATTGACTTTCTTCTGTGTAAGCTATTGGTTGATTCCGCACCTGACTGGCCGGAAGATGACCCGGACAACCAACGAGCTGGGCAGACTGCAAGCGGTTCTCTGGTCGATCGGTATGATCTTCATGTCCGGTTCAATGCATACCCTTGGTTTGTTGGGCGGACCGCGCCGTACTGCCGGTACCACTTACATGAATGATCCGACAGCTCTCAGTTGGATTCCTTTTCATAAACTCGCGGCTCTTGGCGGTGCGTTCCTGTTCTTTGCAGCCATGCTGCAGGTAGGTCTTGTGCTCTATCTTGCATTCAAAGCTCCGAAAGGTGAACAGGAATATCCGATGGGCGACGTTGCAGAAGATGCAGCCGAAACTCCGCGTATCCTCGAGCGTTGGCCGGTTTGGATCTCGGTTGCAGTTATCTTGATCCTGGTGGCATACGGATATCCGATTGCCGATATGATTCAGAATCCGCCACCTGGCGCACCGGGTGTAAGAACCTGGTAA
- a CDS encoding cytochrome c oxidase subunit II — translation MHIHRYEKYWLMFGGGIIIAFIVALFVNAFAMGMTPPSDLQRVDPKKVEQTAPFDKPGLKQVGPNEYEAVMVSFAFGYNPNQIEVPVGSKVTFISTSKDVVHGFQIPGTNVNMMVVPGHVNKVTHTFDKPGEYLILCNEYCGAAHHMMMAKVIVK, via the coding sequence ATGCACATTCATCGCTATGAAAAGTATTGGTTGATGTTTGGCGGCGGAATAATTATTGCATTTATTGTTGCTCTTTTTGTTAACGCGTTTGCAATGGGAATGACTCCACCAAGTGATCTTCAAAGGGTAGATCCTAAAAAGGTGGAACAAACCGCTCCCTTCGACAAACCAGGTCTCAAACAGGTTGGACCCAATGAATATGAAGCTGTGATGGTTTCGTTTGCTTTCGGGTATAACCCCAATCAAATCGAAGTTCCGGTTGGATCGAAAGTAACTTTTATCAGCACCAGTAAAGACGTAGTGCATGGTTTTCAAATTCCTGGAACAAACGTCAACATGATGGTTGTACCGGGTCATGTCAACAAAGTTACCCATACGTTTGACAAGCCGGGCGAGTACTTGATCCTGTGTAACGAGTACTGCGGTGCGGCTCACCACATGATGATGGCAAAAGTTATCGTAAAGTAA
- a CDS encoding cytochrome c oxidase subunit 2A codes for MSETTPRITNPTSPQSGTEEKEPSLKGTFASVMLLGTFIALSWLGVFFLFLSRN; via the coding sequence ATGAGCGAAACCACACCGCGCATCACGAACCCGACTTCACCACAGTCCGGCACGGAGGAAAAAGAACCTTCGCTGAAAGGCACTTTTGCTTCGGTGATGCTGTTGGGCACTTTTATCGCACTGAGTTGGCTTGGTGTGTTCTTTCTTTTTCTGAGTCGGAATTAA
- a CDS encoding C40 family peptidase yields MNASLKILTIAGTVSALTFLSSSAEAAGSTSSQPDYNVHIQVDDQLVQFPDAQPFIDEHQRTQVPVRFISEKLGYKVDWVEEGEEIKVTLKNNDMEVVLRTGDDRAKVNGKTVRLDTDAVLLQNRTYVPLRFVSETAGMKVNWDSNTATALIITGKQGNTPIAPVLASRSGFQTKQTAAVSSVVDIAKKYVGVPYAWGGTSPKGFDCSGFVNYVFAQNGVQLPRTAAEIYKLGTPVTELQPGDLVFHTTYAPGASHVGIYVGDNQFISATSSSGVKIVPLNNPYWGPRYIGAKRL; encoded by the coding sequence GTGAATGCATCTTTGAAAATCCTCACGATTGCAGGGACCGTATCCGCTTTGACTTTCCTGTCTTCATCGGCGGAAGCGGCCGGTTCGACTTCCTCTCAACCGGACTACAACGTTCACATCCAAGTGGATGACCAGCTTGTCCAATTTCCCGACGCGCAGCCGTTTATTGACGAACACCAACGAACCCAGGTTCCGGTTCGTTTCATATCGGAAAAGTTGGGATACAAGGTTGATTGGGTTGAGGAAGGCGAAGAAATTAAAGTGACCCTGAAGAACAACGACATGGAGGTTGTCTTGCGGACGGGAGATGACCGTGCGAAGGTCAACGGAAAAACAGTGCGGCTCGATACAGATGCGGTATTGCTGCAGAACAGAACCTATGTGCCGCTTCGCTTTGTCTCAGAGACTGCTGGCATGAAAGTCAACTGGGACTCGAATACGGCGACTGCCCTGATTATTACGGGCAAACAGGGAAATACCCCGATTGCGCCCGTACTTGCCTCCCGTTCCGGCTTTCAGACAAAGCAAACCGCCGCTGTCTCCAGTGTCGTGGACATTGCAAAGAAATATGTAGGGGTTCCTTATGCTTGGGGCGGGACAAGCCCCAAGGGGTTCGATTGTTCGGGATTCGTAAACTATGTGTTTGCCCAAAACGGTGTTCAATTGCCTCGAACAGCTGCTGAGATCTATAAGCTGGGCACTCCTGTCACAGAGCTCCAACCTGGGGATCTGGTGTTTCATACCACCTATGCTCCTGGCGCTTCCCATGTGGGCATTTACGTAGGAGATAACCAGTTTATCTCGGCAACAAGCTCTTCCGGAGTCAAAATTGTACCGTTGAATAATCCATATTGGGGCCCACGATATATAGGAGCTAAACGTCTCTAA